The DNA segment agctATTGATCGTGTGGGCAAGATGTTCCAAGACAAGGGGGTCTTCAACCGCAAGCTGTTTGTCGACGTGGCCTATCACTCTCCACACATGAAGCTGATTGCCGAGTCCTATCTGGCCAAGATTTCCCACATCCAAGTGCCCGACAATGTATCATCATCCAACGTCGAGTTTTATTCTTCGCTCCGTGGCCGCAGAATTGACCTGCATGAACTCGGCCCAGAGTACTGGGTTGACAACCTCACACAGGCCGTGCGCTTTTCCACATCTCTTCAGCGCCTGTGCAGCGAGCACAAGCCCGACATCCTTTTGGAGGTGGGACCTCACGCCGCTCTGAAAGGGCCCATCATGCAAATCTTGAAAAAGGTTGGCgctgctgccaccaagaTCAGCTACATCCCCACCCTCGTGCGCGATCAAGATGCCACCACGACCTGCCTCGAGGCAGCCGGCCAGCTGTTCGTCCGCGGCTATCCCCTCGacttcttcaacatcaatcaCAAGCGCCAGGAGAATGAGCACCCAGACCTGGTGCCCATGCTGTACACGTACCCATGGTCGAAGCAAAAGTACTGGTATGAGTCGCGCCTCAGCCGGCAACATCGGATCAAGCCATTTGCCCGCAATGACTTGATTGGTATCCTGGCTGACTGGTCAAGCGAGCTTGAGCCGACTTGGCGCAACGTCGTGCGTACCGAGGACTTGCCCTGGTTGAAGGAGTATGAAGTTCAAGGTCGCCACGTATATCCGGCGTCAGCGTTTGTGTCCATGGTGGTCGAGGCCGCGGCCCAACAAGCGAATCTCACAGGGGCTGATGTTGAAAAGTTTGATCTGAGAAACCTGAAGATCAAGGAGCATCTCTTCGTCGAGGACGGCAAGGAGTTTGAGGTACTCCTCAACTTCCGAGCCTTGGACGGCGAGAAGGGCCACGAGTTCCGCATCACTTCTTACGAGGACAGTCGTGGATGGCTGGAGCATTGCAGCGGCactgtggtgatggatgccGCTTCAAGGCGCCGTGCAGCTCCCAGAGATGCGTCTGTGCCCGGCGCCAGGACCGAGGCCATGAAGAAGCTCATCTCGGAAGCCGACAGCTCCTCGGCCTGCTCATCGGCTGGatcctcgcctccttcatCAGCTACTTCCGACGCcggccatggcagccacACCCCTGCAACGCCCACGCAGGACTGCAGTGATCAGGTCTGCAATACGTCTAGGAAGCTCAACGCGttggcgggtggtggtgccgagATCTATGAGTCCCTGTCGGCGCTCGGCATGGGGTTCCCCAAATCTTTCAAGTCTGTTGTCGATGTAAGCATCAACAGGACCAAGATCGTGGCCAACTGTTGCACCCGTGATACCGCCGCGGATATGCCCATGGACTTTGAGACGCCCTTCCAGATTCATCCCTCGGTCTTGGACGCTATGCTGCAGGTGCCACTGCTCAACCTAAAGTCGACAGAGGACGGCATACCCACAGCCCATCTTCCCGTCGCCATCCGTCATGTCACTGTCCGCACGccctggaagaagagggccAACGACACGTTCTGCATTCACTGCAACCTGGAGCCAAAGACGGCGACATTCATGGTGGAGGTCTTCAGTGGCGCCAGCTCGGGAGCTGCTGCTATTTCCATGTCAGGTCTCGTGATGAAGGCGGTCAGGACTGGCCAGAAAGACACTAAAGCGCCCAGGGAGTTGTGTTTCCAGTATAAATGGCAGCCGTTTGCTCAAGCCAAGTGCAAGGGGCATTCAAGCGACGAAAAGACGAAGAAAAGGTCTGACTCCGACATCGTCATCGTAACAGAAGAGGAGAATGACCCCTTAGTTTCGGCACTGTGCCACGCCATCGAGGCCAGTACCGGGCTGTCTCCCAGAGTTTCTTCCATGGACAGCCTGTCCGACTTTGGCTCAAAGTTCCTGGTTCTCTCAGACCTGAAGGGCCCCGTGCTGCCCAATCTCTTAGCCTCGCGTCTCGAGCAGATCAAGTCACTTCTGACCATCTCGCCTGGACTTATCTGGATCACCCGTGGCGCAACACGATTCCCCACGAACCCCGAAGCCAACATGGCGCTGGGTCTCATTCGTACGGCGCGTTCGGAGAGGAGCGCCGTGGCTTCCAGCTTGGATCTGGATCCCAAGAGCAAGCTCTCCGCTGATGAGCAAGCCAGCCTCATCTTCGAAGCACTGAGGGAATCTGTCCtgtcggaagaggagggagagaaggaaaTGGAGTTTGCGGAAGAGCAGGGCCAGCTCGTCGTTCCACGCATCAAGGTCGACGAGAAGCTCAACCTGGACGTGCACCGCAGCCTCGGCCCTTCAGCCTCCTACCTCCAAAACTTCCACCAACCCGGCCGCCAATTACGCCTGGCACCGCATAGCTCCGAGTCCTTTGATGATATGTACTTTGAGGATTGCCCAGAGACAGCCTTGGGCGAGGACGAGATCGAGATTGCTGTGGTTGCCTCGGCGCTTAGCAAGGACGATGCCGACAAAGCTGAGACTCACGATGCCGAATCCAAGATTGTGCGCAGCTGCAGTGGCACCATCACGCGCCTCGGAACGGGCGTGAGGAACTTTGCGCAAGGAACCAGGGTGTGCGCGCTGGCATTGGGCCCTTTTGGCACACATGCCCGAGCAAGAACATCAAGCGCTGTCGCCATCCCGGCTGGCCTCAGCATGGAAAACGCGGCCATCATCCCTGCTGCTTACGCTGCTGCCCATTATGCCTTGGTAGATCTCGCCAAGCTTCATCCGAGCGAGAGAATCCTGATCCAGCTGGCAGGCCCGGCGGGTCTTGCTGCCGTCGAAGTGGCCCGCCATTTGGGAGCGTCGGCCTACGTCTTGGTTCAAAACGATGACGAGGCCGCGACAGCAAAGAGGGCAGGTGTCCCGAGGGAGCGTGTGTTGAATGCTCACAGCATTCATCTCCGTcggcagctggaggaggcgacgATGGGTGAAGGCATGGACGTTGTCCTGACACTATCCGGCAACGAGACCAATGTTGCTTGGGAATGCCTTACTGACTTTGGACGCTTTGTTGAGATCCGAACGTCAGCCATCCATGCCAATACGAGGCCAGGGCTTGGGGACAACGCTACCTTCACCTCGCTCAACATGGCAAGCGTGGCAGCTGCCAGACCAAAGGCAATGGAACGTACTCTCAAGGCGGTTGTCGACAACATTGCCAGTGGTGTGATCAAAGCGCCTTCGGATGCCACCATTCTTCCCGTCTCAGAACTCTCGAGGGGCATGGAGATGGTGCACAATCGCGCGGCGCACCccgtcgtcgtggttgcCGGACCCAAGGAACAGGTCAAGGCCATGCACCAGATATCCAAGACCATCTTCCGCAGGGACGGCACCCACGTCATCGTAGGTGGTACTGGCGGTCTGGGCCGCTCCATGGCCAAATTCATGATCCAGCATGGCGCTCGCAGCATAGTGCTGCTATCGCGCAGTGGGATTGGCAAGGAGATGGTTGATCAGCTCCAGAAAGAGGCCAACTGCCCTGATGCGCGtgtgttggtgaagaagtgCGACGCCAGTGACGAACAGCAAGTGAAACAGCTTGTGGCCGAGTGCTCCAaaaccctccctcccatctgCGGTGTCATTCATGCAGCAATGGTCCTTCGTGTAAGTAACTCCAGAAGCCACTAAACTCCTCTGCACAAGCTAACAACGACGCAGGATGTGTTGCTGGAGGGCATGACACACGAAGACTACACTCAGGTCATCCGGCCAAAGGTAGCAGGAACCTGGAACATCCACAATGTGCTCCAGTCGCAGTCCATTTCCCTCGACTACTTTGTCGTTCTCTCATCAGCGTCTGGCATTCTTGGATCTCGTGGCCAGGGCGCTTACGCCGCGGCCAACACCTTTCTCGACGCGTTTGTGCAGCACAGACAACTCAACGGTCTGCCTGGCACCTCGCTCGATCTGACAGCCGTCACGGGCGCAGGATACCTTGCCGAGAATGCGGAGCGCAGCGAGGACATCATCCGCAACTTTGGACATGAGACGGTctcagaggaggaggtcctTGCCCTGCTTTCGGCTGCGGTCCGAGGAGAATGCCCGGCGCAATGCCTGACTGGTCTCAAGCTGCACCTCGGCGCTGATGGCGGTTGGCCCTACTATGCTTCGGATCCGCGCTTCACTGAGCTCAAGGCCGAATGTCTTGCGGCCGCCGAGCGTGAGGGCTTGATGCCGAAGCAGACCATTTCCCCAGGAAATGTATTCCGTGCAGCCAGCAGTGACGAAGAGGCGGCCAACATCGCCGGCCAAGGTATCCTACAGAAGCTGTCGGAAGTGCTGACGGTTGACATTCAAGATCTCGACGTGGCGAGGAACATCACCAGCTACGGATTGGACTCACTGACTGCCATTGAATTGCGAAACTGGATCGCCAAGGAGTTCCGAGCCAACTTGCAGATCTTGGAGTTGTTGAGCAGCGGGACCATCAACGACCTTGCTGCGCTGACTGTTCAAAAGACGAGGACGGCGTGAAGATCTTGAAAACGAAATTGTTGTCGGTTTTGGTAGTGATATTTATCCCTTTTTATTGGTCTTGTGATTTAGTCTTGTATTTTCCTCGACTTGTTGTTTGGTCTCTTTGTATTAGCGTTGATTCGTACTGGCATGTTTTGTGGATATCATGTTGAGGTGAAGGAATTTGAAGCCGGGGAAATGGGCGAAATGGATTCAAGCCAACCATCGTGTATGTTGTAGACTGCCTGAGCGCTGGACGCGCCGCTTGTATTCAGTCGTTGTTGCGAGAGACATTTCTAATACATGTAGTGCTGTCAGCTGTGAATGTGATTCTGATGTTTGACGACGCTGCGGTTCGAGGTCTTGGCGGAGGACAGAACCCAATTGGGCAGCGACACCAAAAACCAAGCAGCCCGCTGAATGGGCCCAAGCTCCACGGCTCCCTCACTCAACCACCGGGTCCGACCCCACTGGCGGGACTGGGGCAATTTTGGACGCAGTGGACAGTGGTGCAACGATTCAGATAAAGCAATGAGCTGTGGGTTGTGACTCTGTTCTAAGGGACGGCTTTTCTGGAACTGTTTTCTTTATGTCCCTTGGATGCAACAGGATCCGTCCGCTTTCTTCACAACACCAGCCCCAACACCCAACACAGCCCCGTGGTGCTTACTTCTAGCagtggggggggggcaacGTCACCTCGTCTCTCCACGATCCAGCGCCCCAAGTCTAACACATCAGgcaaaccaccaaaacaccagGCTGCTTCCCGAACATAGGTACTCGAAAGTCATGGCGGCTGGACCGCGTGCCGAGGCAAGGTCTCTGGCCGACATCAACTACATCGCTGCAAATCCTCCGCAAtatccccaccatcccgaAGTCAAAGAATCCCTCACGCTGTACATCTCCAGAGTCCCCGGTACACAAGGTTTGTACGGTTTCTTCTTTTATTGTGACTGCTTTGCTAATCTGAAACCTTGCCTCTTAGATGTGGTACTCTCTACCATGAGGCCGCATAGGAAAAATGTGACAGGTGAAGACATAGCGAATTCTCTCTATTACATCCACATGGAGCGACCAGAGGATATGCCACCACCCATGCCACCACGACCAAAGAGTAATGTGTTGAGTTCCACGAGGTCCAGTGGGGAGAGTGCTAGGAGCACGATTCCGAGGAAGCCGTTGCCTACATCCGCGAGAGTTCTGAGGCCGGAAAGCTTGTCGTCAACGGGGGAACCAGGTCCAGTTCCAGTGCTCTCACTaaccccaactcctcatATCCCTCAATACAAGCCTTACCGACCAGAGACTGGCCCATCTCCAATATCAGAAAACCAAAATCCCGCCGACGAGTCACCCGATTCATATAGGCCAAACCCCATGTTCCAAAAACGCCTATCGGGGGGCTCGCCTGAGCCggccccgccccctcctcactTGACGACAGtgtcttcatcctcaccacTAGCGGGTCTCGATC comes from the Podospora pseudocomata strain CBS 415.72m chromosome 5, whole genome shotgun sequence genome and includes:
- a CDS encoding Type I Iterative PKS (COG:Q; SMCOG1022:Beta-ketoacyl synthase; antiSMASH:Cluster_8; EggNog:ENOG503NY9R) gives rise to the protein MQRSSCCRIMADQQPMPIAIVGMSCRLPGDVSTPGEFYRMLCRKRSGWSKVPKDRFTAEAYHHPNPDKKGCFNSQGGYFIKDDISMFDAGFFDITKKEAESMDPAQRLLLETAYEAFENGGFPKEHISGKRVGVFVGANYTEHRVGNLRDLDHIPNFDATGNQGAFLAGRLAYYFNLRGPAFTVDTACSSSLHALHLAVQSIRAGESESAIVGASHLITHPDIWVSMAKLRLFSDVGKTYAFDDRAKSGYARGEGAGCLILKPLAQAQADNDHIFSVITHSGISHNGRTVGIVAPSPEEQERLLRDVFAEAKIDPKDVGFFEAHGTGTKKGDPIEATAIYRAVGRHFTADQPLYIGSAKPNVGHLEGVSGIVSVIKSVLMLYYGFILPNTEFETLNPAIPLDKWNMRVATDQKPWPSKRKYACVNNFGFSGSNSMCVLSAAPITREIELGKDAGYTPQRLFVLSANDETALRNSMKELGIWLEQHAELYQTTMPRNLAYTLCQRRSHLPWRVAVVAGMCSAVAGSLNSHEMVPARASSETPKLAFVFTGQGAQWHAMGRELITTHPVFKGAIMRADKTLRDIGADFSIHEELTRDKKSTKVGMAHISQPICSAVQLALIDLLESFGIRPTAVTGHSSGEIGAAYAAGALDFESAMAAAYYRGQVIIELKETHTQLKGSMMAVGSGADELAPMLKALNQEGGPQAVVACENSPSSTTLSGDEEAIDRVGKMFQDKGVFNRKLFVDVAYHSPHMKLIAESYLAKISHIQVPDNVSSSNVEFYSSLRGRRIDLHELGPEYWVDNLTQAVRFSTSLQRLCSEHKPDILLEVGPHAALKGPIMQILKKVGAAATKISYIPTLVRDQDATTTCLEAAGQLFVRGYPLDFFNINHKRQENEHPDLVPMLYTYPWSKQKYWYESRLSRQHRIKPFARNDLIGILADWSSELEPTWRNVVRTEDLPWLKEYEVQGRHVYPASAFVSMVVEAAAQQANLTGADVEKFDLRNLKIKEHLFVEDGKEFEVLLNFRALDGEKGHEFRITSYEDSRGWLEHCSGTVVMDAASRRRAAPRDASVPGARTEAMKKLISEADSSSACSSAGSSPPSSATSDAGHGSHTPATPTQDCSDQVCNTSRKLNALAGGGAEIYESLSALGMGFPKSFKSVVDVSINRTKIVANCCTRDTAADMPMDFETPFQIHPSVLDAMLQVPLLNLKSTEDGIPTAHLPVAIRHVTVRTPWKKRANDTFCIHCNLEPKTATFMVEVFSGASSGAAAISMSGLVMKAVRTGQKDTKAPRELCFQYKWQPFAQAKCKGHSSDEKTKKRSDSDIVIVTEEENDPLVSALCHAIEASTGLSPRVSSMDSLSDFGSKFLVLSDLKGPVLPNLLASRLEQIKSLLTISPGLIWITRGATRFPTNPEANMALGLIRTARSERSAVASSLDLDPKSKLSADEQASLIFEALRESVLSEEEGEKEMEFAEEQGQLVVPRIKVDEKLNLDVHRSLGPSASYLQNFHQPGRQLRLAPHSSESFDDMYFEDCPETALGEDEIEIAVVASALSKDDADKAETHDAESKIVRSCSGTITRLGTGVRNFAQGTRVCALALGPFGTHARARTSSAVAIPAGLSMENAAIIPAAYAAAHYALVDLAKLHPSERILIQLAGPAGLAAVEVARHLGASAYVLVQNDDEAATAKRAGVPRERVLNAHSIHLRRQLEEATMGEGMDVVLTLSGNETNVAWECLTDFGRFVEIRTSAIHANTRPGLGDNATFTSLNMASVAAARPKAMERTLKAVVDNIASGVIKAPSDATILPVSELSRGMEMVHNRAAHPVVVVAGPKEQVKAMHQISKTIFRRDGTHVIVGGTGGLGRSMAKFMIQHGARSIVLLSRSGIGKEMVDQLQKEANCPDARVLVKKCDASDEQQVKQLVAECSKTLPPICGVIHAAMVLRDVLLEGMTHEDYTQVIRPKVAGTWNIHNVLQSQSISLDYFVVLSSASGILGSRGQGAYAAANTFLDAFVQHRQLNGLPGTSLDLTAVTGAGYLAENAERSEDIIRNFGHETVSEEEVLALLSAAVRGECPAQCLTGLKLHLGADGGWPYYASDPRFTELKAECLAAAEREGLMPKQTISPGNVFRAASSDEEAANIAGQGILQKLSEVLTVDIQDLDVARNITSYGLDSLTAIELRNWIAKEFRANLQILELLSSGTINDLAALTVQKTRTA
- a CDS encoding hypothetical protein (antiSMASH:Cluster_8), whose translation is MVPLLNNSKICKLARNSLAIQFRNSMADTLAGDVGRLFVTAGCTEYISWGNGLLRHQALTLGGRKTFGLELSEARIRSIVGPTAISAEVQLETSQALRRAFSSDRSRKQGKDLLL